A region from the Thermus neutrinimicus genome encodes:
- a CDS encoding GTP-binding protein produces MSTINFANREINFKIVYYGPGLSGKTTNLKWIYSRIPEGRKGEMVSLATEDERTLFFDFLPLDLGEVKGFKTRFHLYTVPGQVFYNASRKLILRGVDGIVFVADSAPNRLRANAESMRNMRENLAEYGLKVEDIPVVLQVNKRDLPDALPVEMVQAVVDPEGRFPVFEAVATEGKGVFETLKEVSRQVLARVGST; encoded by the coding sequence ATGAGCACCATCAACTTCGCCAACCGCGAGATCAACTTCAAAATCGTCTACTACGGCCCGGGGCTCTCCGGGAAAACCACCAACCTGAAGTGGATATACAGCCGCATCCCCGAAGGCCGCAAAGGGGAGATGGTCTCCCTGGCCACCGAGGACGAACGCACCCTTTTCTTTGACTTTCTCCCCCTGGACTTGGGCGAGGTCAAGGGTTTTAAGACCCGCTTCCATCTCTACACCGTGCCAGGGCAGGTCTTTTACAATGCCAGCCGCAAGCTGATCCTGAGGGGTGTGGATGGCATCGTCTTCGTGGCGGACTCCGCCCCCAACCGCCTCAGGGCCAACGCGGAGAGCATGCGCAACATGCGGGAGAACCTGGCGGAGTATGGGCTTAAGGTGGAGGACATCCCCGTGGTACTCCAGGTGAACAAACGGGACCTGCCCGACGCCCTCCCCGTGGAGATGGTGCAGGCGGTGGTGGACCCCGAAGGACGCTTTCCCGTCTTCGAAGCGGTGGCCACGGAGGGAAAAGGGGTGTTTGAAACCCTCAAGGAAGTAAGCCGCCAGGTGCTGGCCCGGGTAGGTAGCACCTGA
- a CDS encoding cupredoxin domain-containing protein yields the protein MVDEHKAHKAILTYEKGWLAFSLVMLVVFIALIAYTLATHSAGVIPAGQLERVDPTKVRFEGPWADPAQAVVETGPNQYTVHVLAFAFGYQPNPIEVPKGAEIIFKITSPDVIHGFHVEGTNINVEVLPGEVSTVRYTFKKAGEYRIICNQYCGIGHQNMFGKIVVKE from the coding sequence ATGGTGGACGAGCACAAGGCCCACAAAGCGATTCTGACTTATGAGAAGGGCTGGCTGGCCTTCTCCTTGGTGATGCTGGTGGTCTTCATCGCCCTCATCGCCTACACCCTGGCCACCCACAGCGCAGGGGTCATCCCCGCGGGACAGCTGGAACGGGTGGACCCCACCAAGGTGCGGTTCGAGGGCCCGTGGGCCGACCCTGCCCAGGCGGTGGTGGAGACCGGCCCCAACCAGTACACGGTCCATGTCCTGGCCTTCGCCTTCGGCTACCAGCCCAATCCCATAGAGGTGCCCAAGGGGGCGGAGATCATCTTCAAGATCACCAGCCCGGACGTGATCCACGGCTTCCACGTGGAGGGCACCAACATCAACGTGGAGGTCCTCCCCGGGGAGGTATCCACCGTGCGCTACACCTTTAAGAAGGCCGGGGAGTACCGGATCATCTGCAACCAGTACTGCGGCATAGGCCACCAGAACATGTTCGGCAAGATCGTGGTGAAGGAGTGA
- a CDS encoding cytochrome c oxidase subunit 2A, which yields MEEKPIGATGVIVVLTLTILIFWLGVYAIFFARG from the coding sequence ATGGAGGAAAAACCAATCGGCGCCACGGGAGTGATAGTGGTTCTTACCCTCACCATCCTGATCTTCTGGCTGGGGGTATACGCCATCTTCTTCGCTAGGGGGTAG